In a single window of the Nodularia spumigena CCY9414 genome:
- the grxC gene encoding glutaredoxin 3, producing MAANVEIYTWSTCPFCIRAKSLLKKKGVDFTEYCIDGDEAERAKMSERANGRRSLPQIFINDYHVGGCDDMHALESQGKLDELLASGA from the coding sequence ATGGCTGCCAACGTTGAAATTTACACTTGGAGTACTTGCCCCTTTTGCATCCGTGCTAAAAGTTTGTTGAAGAAGAAAGGCGTTGATTTTACCGAATATTGTATTGATGGAGATGAAGCGGAACGGGCTAAAATGTCCGAAAGAGCTAACGGGAGACGCTCACTACCGCAAATTTTTATTAATGATTACCATGTTGGTGGTTGTGATGATATGCACGCTTTAGAAAGTCAAGGCAAGCTGGATGAATTACTAGCTTCTGGTGCATAG
- the hflX gene encoding GTPase HflX translates to MRVGVGTPRQTQIPPLELPRYGAERLSGIRCIATHLKPEPPNESALTAMALQRLDALAVINITGTGFTKRGGGSTGYVKETYLAHLVSSTKHLVSTPQLVISDEKSLAQDTALYSSVSPPMSLDMLSEHDFIELVEGLEAEFQRDFVAQEVDADHDRVLLVGLITDKTTPQRFQDTILELARLVDTAGGEVLQTVQQKRSRIHPQTVVGEGKVEEIALTAQTLGANLVVFDRDLSPAQVRNLERKIGVRVVDRTEVILDIFAQRAQSRAGKLQVELAQLGYMMPRLSGRGLAMSRLGGGIGTRGPGETKLETERRAIQKRISRLQQEVNQLQAHRSRLRLRRQNQEVPSVALVGYTNAGKSTLLNALTNAEVYTADQLFATLDPTTRRLVIADGDTGGTQEILLTDTVGFIHELPASLMDAFRATLEEVTEADALLHLVDLSHPAWLSHIRSVREILAQMPVTPGPALVIFNKIDQVDSATLAIAQEEFPLAVFISASQRLGLETLRQRLTKLIQYVVDAR, encoded by the coding sequence ATGCGTGTAGGGGTAGGTACACCACGTCAAACGCAAATACCACCGCTAGAGCTGCCCCGTTACGGTGCAGAACGTCTGAGCGGTATTCGTTGTATAGCTACCCATCTCAAGCCAGAACCGCCCAATGAATCGGCACTGACTGCGATGGCGTTGCAACGTTTAGATGCTTTGGCAGTGATAAATATCACCGGCACAGGATTTACAAAGCGTGGTGGTGGTTCCACTGGGTATGTCAAAGAAACTTATTTGGCTCACCTAGTATCAAGTACCAAACACCTCGTATCAACTCCGCAATTGGTAATCAGCGATGAGAAGTCCCTGGCGCAAGACACAGCCCTATACTCTAGCGTATCGCCGCCTATGAGTTTAGATATGCTATCAGAGCATGACTTTATCGAGTTGGTGGAAGGTCTGGAAGCAGAATTTCAACGGGATTTTGTCGCCCAGGAAGTAGATGCTGACCATGATCGGGTGCTACTTGTGGGACTAATTACCGATAAAACCACTCCCCAACGATTCCAGGACACCATATTGGAATTAGCCCGGTTGGTGGATACGGCTGGCGGAGAGGTATTGCAGACAGTACAACAAAAGCGATCGCGCATTCATCCGCAGACCGTAGTTGGTGAAGGTAAGGTTGAAGAAATCGCCCTCACCGCCCAAACCCTGGGAGCTAATCTCGTTGTCTTTGACCGCGACCTCTCACCCGCCCAAGTCCGTAACTTGGAAAGAAAAATTGGTGTCCGGGTAGTTGACCGCACCGAAGTAATTTTAGATATCTTTGCCCAACGCGCTCAGTCCCGTGCTGGTAAATTGCAGGTAGAACTCGCACAGTTAGGATATATGATGCCGCGACTTAGTGGCAGAGGTCTGGCAATGTCGCGGTTAGGTGGTGGTATTGGGACTCGTGGCCCTGGTGAAACTAAACTGGAAACAGAACGCCGGGCGATTCAAAAACGCATTTCCCGACTGCAACAAGAAGTAAACCAGTTACAGGCGCATCGTTCAAGGTTACGCCTGCGACGGCAAAATCAGGAAGTTCCCTCTGTGGCTTTGGTTGGCTATACTAACGCGGGTAAGTCCACTTTGTTAAATGCTCTCACCAATGCCGAAGTTTATACCGCCGACCAGTTATTTGCTACTCTTGACCCCACCACTCGCCGCTTAGTCATTGCTGATGGGGACACTGGTGGAACTCAAGAGATTCTACTCACAGATACAGTAGGTTTTATACACGAACTGCCCGCTTCCCTAATGGATGCCTTTCGCGCCACCTTAGAGGAAGTCACAGAAGCCGATGCTTTACTGCATTTGGTTGATTTATCTCATCCGGCTTGGTTGAGCCATATTCGCTCAGTCAGGGAAATTTTGGCACAAATGCCAGTAACTCCCGGCCCTGCACTGGTGATTTTCAACAAAATTGACCAAGTAGATAGCGCCACACTGGCTATAGCTCAAGAAGAGTTTCCCCTGGCTGTGTTTATTTCCGCCAGTCAGCGATTAGGATTAGAAACCTTACGCCAACGTCTGACCAAACTGATTCAATATGTTGTTGATGCTCGTTAA
- a CDS encoding UPF0175 family protein: MSQLKIDYPETLPDALQQTREEFEQEAKMAMAVKLFEMKRISSGLAAQLAGVDRVIFLLNLHRYGVAMIDLTEEELLSDLTNTCI; the protein is encoded by the coding sequence ATGTCACAGCTTAAAATCGACTATCCAGAAACTTTACCAGATGCCCTACAGCAAACCAGAGAAGAATTTGAGCAGGAGGCAAAAATGGCAATGGCAGTCAAATTATTTGAAATGAAACGAATTTCTTCTGGTTTAGCTGCACAGTTAGCAGGTGTAGATAGGGTAATTTTTCTACTTAATTTACATCGTTATGGTGTGGCGATGATTGATTTAACAGAAGAAGAACTTTTATCTGATTTAACGAATACCTGCATTTAG
- a CDS encoding tetratricopeptide repeat protein, whose amino-acid sequence MTLELTDWDNDLPSEGDEEYQALVRALKFTEGFGLFFARCSPAEGEQMITKIKADIVNKNIQVLRLTEPVNNLYEIIEKLDSKEQIKILFITGLEHSLYKYEESKILMGWNSRDKYSYSWKGVPPVLINLNQQRERFRDNFNICFVFLLPQFAIKYFIQRAPDFFDWRSGLFEFPIDPETLEQESLRNSLEEDYEKLLQLTPEERNKQILEIQGLIAEEHQTPEHQYDLLIKLGKLQIAGQDYQQALASYDKALEFKPDYHQAWYNRGYALDDLERNEQAIASYDKAVEFKPDKHEAWNNRGYALRNLERNEQAIASYDKAVEFKPDYHQAWYNRGYALRNLGRNEEAIASYDKAVEFKPDYHQAWNNRGNALDDLGRYEEAIASYDKAVEIKPDYDLAIRNRKYALKKLGSNPKKLPILSQIFQKLQAILKK is encoded by the coding sequence ATGACACTAGAACTGACTGATTGGGATAACGACTTACCATCAGAAGGAGATGAAGAATATCAAGCCTTAGTCCGCGCTCTGAAATTTACAGAAGGCTTTGGCTTATTCTTTGCTCGTTGTTCTCCGGCAGAAGGTGAGCAGATGATTACCAAAATAAAAGCAGATATTGTCAATAAAAATATCCAGGTATTGAGGCTGACGGAACCAGTTAATAATTTATATGAAATAATTGAGAAATTAGATAGTAAAGAACAAATAAAAATATTATTTATTACGGGCTTAGAGCATTCTTTGTATAAATATGAAGAGAGCAAAATTCTCATGGGGTGGAATAGTAGGGATAAATATTCCTACAGTTGGAAGGGTGTACCACCTGTTTTAATTAACCTCAACCAACAACGAGAACGGTTTAGAGATAATTTTAATATTTGCTTTGTGTTCTTGCTGCCTCAGTTTGCTATTAAATATTTTATTCAACGCGCTCCCGATTTCTTTGACTGGCGTTCTGGTTTGTTTGAATTTCCTATAGATCCAGAAACTTTAGAACAAGAATCATTACGTAATTCTTTGGAAGAGGATTATGAAAAACTACTTCAGCTAACTCCAGAAGAAAGAAATAAACAAATTCTAGAAATTCAAGGACTAATTGCAGAAGAGCATCAAACACCTGAGCATCAATACGATTTATTGATTAAGTTGGGAAAATTACAGATTGCTGGACAAGATTATCAACAAGCACTTGCATCTTATGACAAAGCTTTGGAATTTAAACCTGATTACCACCAAGCTTGGTACAACCGGGGGTATGCGCTAGATGATTTAGAACGCAATGAACAAGCGATCGCATCTTATGACAAAGCTGTGGAATTTAAACCTGATAAACACGAAGCTTGGAATAACCGGGGGTATGCGCTGAGGAATTTAGAACGCAATGAACAAGCGATCGCATCTTATGACAAAGCTGTGGAATTTAAACCTGATTACCACCAAGCTTGGTACAACCGGGGGTATGCGCTGAGGAATTTAGGACGCAATGAAGAAGCGATCGCATCTTATGACAAAGCTGTGGAATTTAAACCTGATTACCACCAAGCTTGGAATAACCGGGGGAATGCGCTAGATGATTTAGGACGCTATGAAGAAGCGATCGCATCTTATGACAAAGCTGTGGAAATTAAACCTGATTACGACTTAGCTATTCGTAACCGAAAATATGCGCTCAAGAAATTAGGAAGCAATCCTAAAAAGTTGCCGATATTGAGCCAAATTTTTCAAAAATTACAAGCGATTCTTAAAAAATAA
- a CDS encoding ATP-binding protein, with protein sequence MTQDFAILKRIYNSFDPFRPLPAGDPAYVNCSEVRGDGDILVEVGREILLSDRMTSQLYAGHRGAGKSTELLRLQKYLDENGCFVVYFAADEEDIDPEDAQYTDILLACTRHLLRALKDNASPDSLLNWLNDRWQDLKDLALTEVSLEKLSIDLQISQFAKITANLKAEPGQRQKIREKVNPHTTTLIKALNQFIRDAKKNLPSGYSQLVLIADNLDRIVPIPQEGGRSNHEQIFIDRSGQLQELDCHLIYTVPISLLYSNHAANVADIYGKTQVLPMIMVQTPENQKYDLGINKVTELLQKRLSLIDPNLSIVDIFEERQALEAICLMSGGHVRNLLLLMKEAMKYTNTLPIPTRAVKRSISELRNTYSNTVFANEWEALATVHHSKEKQNDQLYRGLLFNRCILEYRYIDKEEESRVWYDIHPLLKGVKEFQDAFNKLYPS encoded by the coding sequence ATGACCCAAGATTTTGCCATATTAAAACGGATATATAACTCCTTTGACCCATTTCGACCCTTACCTGCTGGAGATCCAGCTTATGTCAATTGTTCAGAAGTGCGGGGAGATGGTGACATCTTGGTAGAAGTGGGGAGAGAAATTTTGTTATCCGACAGAATGACCTCTCAACTATATGCAGGTCATCGCGGTGCTGGTAAATCAACGGAATTGTTGCGACTTCAGAAATATTTAGATGAAAACGGTTGCTTTGTTGTCTATTTTGCTGCTGATGAAGAAGATATTGATCCAGAAGATGCCCAATATACAGATATTCTCTTAGCTTGTACACGTCACTTATTGAGGGCGTTAAAAGATAACGCTTCTCCAGACAGTTTATTGAACTGGTTAAATGACCGTTGGCAAGATTTAAAGGATTTAGCACTAACTGAGGTATCTCTAGAGAAATTAAGTATAGACCTGCAAATTTCCCAATTTGCCAAAATTACAGCAAATTTGAAAGCTGAACCTGGCCAACGCCAAAAAATTAGAGAAAAAGTCAACCCTCATACAACCACTTTGATTAAGGCGTTGAATCAGTTTATTAGAGATGCTAAAAAAAACTTACCTTCAGGTTATTCTCAACTGGTATTAATTGCTGACAATTTAGATCGGATTGTGCCTATACCTCAAGAAGGTGGACGCAGCAATCATGAGCAAATTTTTATAGACCGCAGTGGACAACTCCAAGAATTAGATTGCCATCTGATTTATACAGTGCCAATTTCTTTACTGTATTCTAACCACGCGGCTAATGTCGCCGATATCTATGGAAAAACTCAGGTATTGCCGATGATTATGGTTCAAACTCCTGAAAATCAAAAATATGACCTGGGAATTAATAAAGTTACCGAATTGTTACAAAAACGTTTGAGTTTGATAGACCCTAATTTATCTATTGTTGATATATTTGAAGAACGTCAGGCATTAGAGGCAATATGCTTGATGAGTGGGGGTCATGTGCGAAATTTATTATTATTAATGAAGGAAGCGATGAAATACACTAACACCTTGCCCATCCCTACCAGAGCCGTAAAGCGTTCAATTAGCGAGTTAAGAAATACTTATAGTAATACTGTTTTCGCTAATGAATGGGAAGCACTAGCAACAGTGCATCATTCTAAAGAGAAACAAAACGATCAATTATATCGGGGTTTATTATTTAATCGCTGTATTTTGGAATATCGATATATTGATAAGGAGGAAGAAAGTCGAGTTTGGTATGATATTCATCCCCTTCTTAAAGGAGTTAAAGAATTTCAAGATGCTTTTAATAAATTATATCCCTCATAA
- the cofG gene encoding 7,8-didemethyl-8-hydroxy-5-deazariboflavin synthase subunit CofG produces the protein MPNSHSSTVTYSPAYTIVPTYECFNRCTYCNFRTSPGQSPWMTLAAAESILLQLQSQKVSEILILSGEVHPHSPQRQQWFQRIYDLCELALGMGFLPHTNAGILTFAEMQKLKNVNVSMGLMLEQLTPALLQTVHRHAPSKLPEIRLQQLVWAGELQIPFTTGLLLGIGETEDDCWETLAAISDLHQHYHHIQEVILQPHSPGNQQTFDAAAFDPHQLPEVIAKARQILPPDITIQIPPNLVQDDGWLLACIEAGARDLGGISPKDEVNPDYPHIQEQALREILQPVGWELVPRLPIYPQFDNWLTGELQTAMKHWRTNIRDSKIVKKL, from the coding sequence ATGCCAAATTCTCATTCTTCCACCGTCACCTATAGCCCGGCTTATACTATTGTTCCGACTTACGAGTGCTTCAATCGCTGTACATACTGCAACTTTCGCACCTCACCAGGTCAAAGCCCCTGGATGACTTTAGCGGCAGCAGAAAGCATTTTACTACAATTGCAAAGCCAAAAAGTAAGTGAAATACTCATTCTCAGTGGTGAAGTGCATCCCCATTCACCCCAGCGTCAGCAGTGGTTTCAAAGGATTTATGATTTGTGTGAGTTAGCTTTGGGAATGGGATTTTTACCACACACTAATGCCGGAATACTGACTTTTGCGGAGATGCAAAAGCTAAAGAATGTCAATGTTTCGATGGGTTTGATGCTGGAACAGTTAACCCCAGCATTGTTACAGACTGTGCATCGACACGCACCGAGTAAATTACCAGAAATTAGGTTGCAACAATTAGTATGGGCGGGAGAGTTGCAGATTCCCTTTACTACGGGGTTACTTTTAGGAATTGGGGAAACTGAAGATGATTGCTGGGAAACTTTAGCGGCGATATCTGATTTACATCAGCATTACCATCACATTCAAGAAGTCATCTTGCAACCCCACAGCCCAGGAAATCAGCAAACCTTTGATGCAGCAGCTTTTGACCCGCATCAATTACCAGAAGTGATTGCGAAAGCACGTCAAATTTTACCGCCTGATATTACAATTCAAATTCCGCCGAATTTAGTTCAAGATGATGGATGGTTACTGGCTTGTATAGAAGCTGGCGCGAGAGATTTAGGCGGAATTAGCCCGAAAGATGAAGTGAATCCTGATTATCCTCATATTCAGGAACAAGCTTTGAGAGAAATATTACAGCCTGTGGGTTGGGAGTTAGTGCCACGTTTGCCTATTTATCCGCAGTTTGATAATTGGTTGACGGGGGAATTGCAAACAGCTATGAAACATTGGCGAACTAATATTAGGGATTCAAAAATTGTAAAGAAATTGTAG
- the psbA gene encoding photosystem II q(b) protein, producing the protein MTTTLQQRQSANVWDRFCEWITSTDNRIYIGWFGVLMIPTLLAATTCFIIAFVAAPPVDIDGIREPVAGSLIYGNNIISGAVVPSSNAIGLHFYPIWEAASLDEWLYNGGPYQLVIFHFLIGCACYLGRQWELSYRLGMRPWICVAYSAPLASATAVFLIYPIGQGSFSDGMPLGISGTFNFMIVFQAEHNILMHPFHMLGVAGVFGGSLFSAMHGSLVTSSLVRETTETESQNYGYKFGQEEETYNIVAAHGYFGRLIFQYASFNNSRSLHFFLAAWPVIGIWFTALGVSTMAFNLNGFNFNQSVIDSQGRVIATWADVINRANLGMEVMHERNAHNFPLDLAAADVAPVALTAPAING; encoded by the coding sequence ATGACTACAACCTTACAACAGCGCCAAAGCGCCAACGTATGGGATCGCTTCTGCGAGTGGATTACCAGCACCGATAACCGGATTTACATCGGTTGGTTCGGCGTTCTGATGATCCCAACCCTACTAGCTGCTACCACCTGCTTCATCATCGCATTCGTAGCTGCTCCTCCAGTAGACATCGACGGTATCCGCGAACCCGTAGCTGGTTCCTTGATTTACGGAAACAACATCATCTCCGGTGCAGTTGTTCCTTCCTCCAACGCTATCGGTTTGCACTTCTACCCAATCTGGGAAGCAGCTTCCTTAGATGAGTGGTTGTACAACGGCGGTCCTTACCAATTGGTAATTTTCCACTTCTTGATCGGTTGCGCTTGCTACCTAGGTCGTCAGTGGGAACTATCCTACCGCTTGGGTATGCGTCCTTGGATCTGTGTAGCTTACTCCGCGCCTTTGGCATCTGCTACAGCAGTATTCTTGATCTACCCAATTGGTCAAGGTTCATTCTCTGACGGTATGCCTTTGGGTATCTCCGGAACCTTCAACTTCATGATTGTGTTCCAAGCTGAACACAACATCTTGATGCACCCCTTCCATATGTTGGGTGTAGCTGGTGTATTCGGTGGTTCTTTGTTCTCCGCAATGCACGGTTCCTTGGTGACATCTTCCTTGGTACGTGAAACAACCGAAACCGAATCACAAAACTACGGTTACAAGTTCGGACAAGAAGAAGAAACCTACAACATCGTAGCTGCTCACGGTTACTTTGGTCGTTTGATCTTCCAATACGCTTCCTTCAACAACAGCCGTTCACTTCACTTCTTCCTAGCTGCTTGGCCTGTAATCGGTATCTGGTTTACCGCTTTGGGTGTCAGCACAATGGCGTTCAACTTGAACGGTTTCAACTTCAACCAATCAGTAATTGATTCTCAAGGTCGGGTTATTGCTACCTGGGCTGACGTAATCAACCGCGCTAACTTAGGTATGGAAGTAATGCACGAGCGTAACGCTCACAACTTCCCCCTAGACTTGGCTGCTGCTGACGTTGCTCCAGTTGCTTTAACTGCACCTGCTATCAACGGTTAA
- a CDS encoding ABC transporter ATP-binding protein: MKTPSNYWQLSPYLRPHWQNITKGFIGIIGYVLATLTLINLAGRLAKPFGEGNVVAIAQLAGILVLVFLVRGFFQSVQDMYMAKVALRVAFDLRKRVYSHLQKLDLTYFETAKAGDLSYRLTEDIDRIGEVVNKVFHDFIPCLLQLLAIPIYMIYLNWQLTLATVVIAPVMGILIGWFGERLRKYSLKSQNRVSGLSAILTEVFSGIRLVQAFAAESYEIARFGNEAEQSFKAKYSAERLKAIQIPIVGFLEALSAVSLVIVGAWQIAQNNLTVGEFFSYLTAAALLIDPIGHTTNNYNEFKQGEASVDRIFELMAIQPTVLEKPNAIALPPVKGKVEYRHVSFAYKPGEPVLKDISLLALPGEAIALVGASGAGKTTFVNLLPRFYDPEAGEILIDGVDIRDVKLQSLRRQIGIVPQETVMFSGTIAQNIAFGQNSFDMEAVAEAAKIANAHQFISQLPEAYYTWVGERGVNLSGGQRQRIAIARAVFLNPQILILDEATSALDSESEALVQEALERLMQNRTVFIIAHRLSTVRKCDRILVLERGQIVESGTHEQLLKLEQRYARFYAQQFS; this comes from the coding sequence TTGAAAACCCCTTCTAATTACTGGCAATTATCACCCTATCTCCGACCCCATTGGCAAAATATTACCAAGGGATTTATTGGTATTATCGGTTATGTACTGGCGACGTTAACTTTAATTAATCTCGCGGGGAGATTGGCAAAACCCTTTGGCGAAGGTAATGTAGTAGCGATCGCTCAATTAGCTGGAATCCTGGTTTTAGTCTTTCTGGTGCGGGGCTTTTTTCAGTCCGTACAAGATATGTACATGGCAAAAGTGGCTTTAAGGGTAGCTTTTGACCTCCGCAAGCGAGTTTACTCCCACCTGCAAAAACTGGATCTCACTTATTTTGAAACAGCAAAAGCCGGTGATTTATCTTACCGCCTCACTGAAGATATTGACCGAATTGGGGAAGTTGTAAATAAAGTCTTTCACGATTTTATTCCCTGTCTTTTGCAATTACTAGCCATACCCATCTACATGATTTACCTAAATTGGCAATTGACACTAGCGACAGTAGTTATTGCGCCAGTCATGGGTATTTTAATTGGCTGGTTTGGGGAACGGTTACGTAAGTATTCTCTCAAAAGTCAAAATCGTGTTTCTGGGTTATCCGCAATTCTTACCGAAGTATTTAGCGGTATTCGTTTAGTACAAGCTTTTGCGGCTGAAAGTTATGAAATTGCTCGTTTTGGCAATGAAGCAGAACAGAGTTTTAAAGCTAAATACTCCGCCGAACGCCTAAAAGCCATTCAAATACCGATAGTGGGCTTTCTGGAAGCCTTAAGTGCGGTTTCTTTAGTGATAGTAGGAGCATGGCAAATTGCCCAAAATAACTTAACTGTGGGCGAGTTTTTTAGTTACTTAACGGCGGCGGCGTTGTTAATTGATCCTATTGGACATACTACTAATAATTACAACGAGTTTAAACAAGGTGAGGCTTCCGTTGACCGCATTTTTGAATTGATGGCTATTCAACCAACGGTATTAGAAAAGCCCAATGCGATCGCCTTACCGCCAGTCAAAGGTAAAGTGGAATATCGTCATGTATCCTTTGCCTACAAACCCGGCGAACCTGTATTAAAAGATATCAGTTTATTGGCATTACCAGGAGAAGCGATCGCCCTTGTTGGTGCTTCCGGTGCTGGTAAAACCACCTTTGTAAATTTGCTTCCCCGCTTTTATGATCCCGAAGCCGGTGAAATCTTGATTGACGGTGTAGATATTCGCGATGTGAAGCTTCAGAGTTTGCGGCGACAAATTGGGATTGTTCCCCAAGAAACCGTGATGTTTTCCGGGACAATAGCTCAAAATATTGCTTTTGGACAGAATTCCTTTGACATGGAAGCAGTAGCAGAAGCCGCTAAAATTGCCAACGCCCACCAATTTATTAGTCAGTTACCAGAGGCTTACTATACTTGGGTGGGAGAGAGAGGAGTCAATTTATCTGGGGGACAACGCCAAAGAATTGCGATCGCCCGTGCGGTATTTCTCAACCCGCAAATCCTGATATTAGACGAAGCCACATCCGCCTTAGATTCCGAATCAGAAGCCTTAGTCCAAGAAGCCTTAGAAAGACTAATGCAGAATCGCACAGTATTTATTATTGCTCACCGTTTAAGCACAGTCCGAAAATGCGATCGCATATTAGTTCTAGAACGGGGACAAATTGTAGAATCAGGAACCCACGAACAACTGCTAAAACTTGAGCAACGCTACGCAAGATTTTACGCACAACAATTTAGTTAA
- a CDS encoding ROK family protein — protein MTLILALDFGGTKLAAALVNSGAREWLRYERRLSPAHANASTDLDIMRDLIDSLLQREKPDAIGVSFGGPVDASTGTVRLSHHVAGWENIPLKDLLEDEFSVPVTVDNDANVAALGEYRFGAGEGNNSLFYITISTGVGGGWILNGQPWRGVGGMAGEIGHIVVDPAGPVCLCGKRGCVERLASGPYMARNVREFLEDEPQRRRGEILRGLVGNDLDLITGMVVSDAAAQGDELAQDVLFKGAWALGVGIGNVANLINPQLFILGGSVIKAGDNWWDVVRKVSRETALPEVDFAIVPAALGDDAPLWGAVALAESGL, from the coding sequence ATGACGTTAATTTTAGCGCTGGATTTTGGCGGAACGAAGCTAGCCGCAGCATTGGTAAATTCTGGTGCTAGGGAATGGTTACGCTATGAACGTCGCCTTTCGCCAGCTCATGCCAATGCTAGCACTGACTTGGACATCATGCGCGACCTGATTGATTCTTTACTGCAAAGAGAAAAACCTGATGCAATTGGTGTCAGTTTTGGGGGACCTGTAGACGCGTCCACTGGGACTGTGCGACTGTCTCATCATGTGGCTGGTTGGGAAAATATTCCCCTCAAAGACTTGCTAGAGGATGAGTTTAGCGTTCCTGTGACTGTGGACAATGATGCTAATGTGGCGGCTTTGGGTGAATACCGCTTTGGTGCTGGTGAGGGAAATAACAGCTTGTTTTATATCACTATTAGCACTGGTGTCGGTGGTGGTTGGATACTCAATGGTCAGCCTTGGCGAGGTGTGGGCGGAATGGCTGGTGAAATTGGACATATAGTTGTCGATCCTGCGGGGCCTGTGTGTTTGTGTGGGAAGCGGGGTTGTGTGGAACGGTTGGCTTCGGGGCCTTATATGGCGAGGAATGTTAGGGAATTTTTGGAGGACGAACCGCAGAGGCGCAGAGGTGAGATTTTGAGGGGGTTGGTGGGTAATGATTTAGATTTGATTACGGGAATGGTGGTGAGTGATGCTGCGGCGCAAGGTGATGAGTTAGCGCAGGATGTTTTATTTAAGGGTGCTTGGGCTTTGGGTGTGGGTATTGGTAATGTGGCGAATTTGATTAACCCACAGTTGTTTATTTTGGGTGGGAGTGTAATTAAGGCTGGGGATAATTGGTGGGATGTGGTGCGAAAGGTGTCACGGGAAACGGCTTTACCAGAAGTTGATTTTGCAATTGTGCCGGCGGCTTTGGGTGATGATGCGCCGCTTTGGGGTGCTGTGGCTTTGGCTGAATCGGGTTTGTAA
- a CDS encoding phosphopantetheine-binding protein — protein sequence MTINNQDYEIYILTKVINNHLDEVVEFSEDGLNSLLSKHDEMVWNIATKIYSQSGYKVEFSFIRDVLNSWIEILKERIAAEKIKLAEQARLQAGWQAKQPIIQAGLQAEQARLQTEQARIEAKRVAELAKISISDLFLKVQPIISELLCVELDQVALTSHISNDLGADVLDQTELIMAIEEEFDIEIPDDNGLLSIGFGIGVSGSWPFSSYSEPVFDSCTVRELLEYIRQQLSNKYVEYEKSHPSLRQNNK from the coding sequence ATGACTATAAATAATCAAGACTATGAAATATATATTCTAACAAAAGTAATCAACAATCATTTAGATGAGGTTGTAGAATTTAGCGAGGATGGTTTAAATTCTCTACTTTCCAAACATGATGAGATGGTTTGGAACATAGCTACAAAAATTTATAGTCAGAGTGGATACAAGGTTGAATTTTCTTTTATTCGTGATGTTCTTAACTCCTGGATTGAAATTTTAAAGGAGCGTATAGCGGCTGAAAAAATTAAACTCGCAGAACAAGCACGACTTCAGGCTGGATGGCAAGCAAAACAACCAATAATTCAGGCTGGATTGCAAGCAGAACAAGCACGACTTCAGACTGAACAGGCGCGAATTGAGGCAAAGCGAGTAGCAGAACTGGCAAAAATTAGCATATCTGATCTGTTTCTCAAAGTTCAACCTATAATTAGTGAGCTGTTGTGCGTCGAATTAGATCAAGTGGCTTTAACTAGTCACATATCTAATGATTTAGGTGCAGATGTGTTGGATCAAACGGAACTTATAATGGCAATAGAAGAAGAGTTTGATATTGAAATACCTGACGATAATGGTCTTTTGAGTATTGGGTTTGGTATTGGTGTTTCAGGTAGTTGGCCTTTCTCATCTTATAGTGAGCCAGTTTTTGATTCTTGTACTGTTAGAGAACTTTTGGAATATATTCGCCAGCAATTATCTAATAAATATGTTGAATACGAGAAGAGTCACCCTAGTTTGCGTCAAAATAATAAATAG